The following are encoded together in the Salinibacterium sp. UTAS2018 genome:
- the xseA gene encoding exodeoxyribonuclease VII large subunit — MTITEGPPTVDTPWPVSVLSQKIRGWIERLGTAWVEGEITQWGGSGGNIYGKLKDLEVDATISFTIWSSVRTKLPKDLKQGDRVVALVKPNYWVKGGTLTMQVLEMRHVGLGDLLEKLELLRQKLRAEGLFEHKKPLPFLPNCIGLVTAKDSDAEKDVIRNAQLRWPAVKFRTAHAAVQGERAVNEVSQGIRQLDADPEVDVIIVARGGGDFQNLLVFSDEALVRTAAACVTPLVSAIGHENDRPLLDEVADLRASTPTDAAKRVVPDVAEELSRVQQARAGMRLRITQRLSHEGDRLESLRTRPVLANPVSLVDAHADELSRYVSRSNELMERAIEKAHFGVTELTGQLRALSPQRTLQRGYAIAQLPDGTAVRSTADAPNGTELLLTVADGKISTTVSGQPADH; from the coding sequence GTGACGATCACAGAGGGCCCGCCCACCGTCGATACGCCGTGGCCGGTATCGGTACTGTCGCAGAAGATTCGCGGCTGGATTGAACGACTCGGCACCGCGTGGGTCGAAGGCGAGATCACCCAGTGGGGTGGCTCGGGCGGCAACATCTACGGCAAGCTCAAAGACCTTGAAGTAGACGCCACCATCTCGTTCACCATTTGGTCGTCGGTGCGCACCAAGCTGCCCAAAGATCTCAAGCAGGGTGACCGCGTTGTTGCGCTCGTCAAGCCCAACTACTGGGTCAAGGGCGGCACGCTCACGATGCAGGTGCTCGAAATGCGCCATGTTGGCCTCGGCGACCTTCTCGAGAAGCTCGAGTTGCTGCGCCAGAAGCTGCGCGCCGAGGGTCTCTTCGAGCACAAAAAGCCGCTCCCGTTCTTGCCCAATTGCATCGGGCTAGTCACCGCCAAAGACAGCGACGCTGAGAAAGACGTCATTCGCAACGCTCAGCTGCGCTGGCCCGCCGTGAAGTTTCGCACCGCGCATGCAGCGGTGCAGGGAGAGCGTGCGGTCAATGAAGTGTCGCAGGGCATCCGCCAATTGGATGCCGACCCCGAGGTCGACGTCATTATCGTCGCCCGCGGCGGTGGTGATTTTCAGAACCTGCTCGTGTTCAGCGATGAAGCGTTAGTGCGCACGGCTGCGGCCTGCGTGACTCCGCTGGTGTCGGCGATTGGTCACGAGAACGACCGGCCGCTGCTCGATGAGGTTGCTGACTTGCGGGCATCCACCCCCACCGACGCGGCGAAGCGGGTCGTGCCGGATGTCGCAGAAGAGTTGAGTCGCGTGCAGCAAGCGCGCGCCGGAATGCGGTTGCGCATCACGCAACGCTTGAGCCATGAAGGTGATCGCCTGGAGTCGCTGCGCACGCGCCCCGTGCTGGCGAACCCGGTATCGCTCGTCGATGCGCACGCCGACGAGTTGTCACGCTATGTCTCGCGCAGCAACGAACTCATGGAACGCGCGATCGAGAAGGCTCACTTCGGCGTCACCGAACTCACGGGCCAGCTGCGTGCCCTCTCCCCGCAACGAACTTTGCAGCGCGGCTACGCGATCGCGCAGCTGCCCGACGGCACCGCAGTGCGCTCCACCGCCGACGCCCCCAATGGCACGGAGCTACTGCTCACCGTCGCCGACGGCAAGATTTCCACCACCGTCTCCGGCCAGCCGGCAGACCACTAG
- a CDS encoding exodeoxyribonuclease VII small subunit: MATPNETPVSELSYEEARDELISVVSELEQGSATLEQSLSFWERGEALAQRCEEWLVGARARLDAARTAGLGDDADSGDNQ, from the coding sequence GTGGCTACCCCCAACGAAACCCCCGTCAGCGAGCTCAGCTATGAAGAGGCTCGGGATGAACTCATCTCTGTAGTGAGCGAGCTAGAGCAGGGTTCGGCAACGCTCGAACAATCGCTCTCGTTCTGGGAACGTGGCGAGGCTCTCGCTCAGCGCTGCGAAGAGTGGCTCGTGGGTGCCCGCGCTCGCCTGGATGCCGCTCGCACCGCCGGTCTGGGTGACGACGCCGATTCGGGCGACAACCAGTAA
- the rmuC gene encoding DNA recombination protein RmuC — protein sequence MDPVVAFVVGLLVGAVLGVVIGLLIARVRATAPSGQVPPEVLEARHQAAIANVTAAEREQQSRLAAELASVSARADALNEQVASLQLQYRETLDRQRDEAAALAERERRESKVLQALTPVQETLRTMQNKVTELESQRSLQHGELSQQLKSATESEERLRSTAESLASALRNNSTRGVWGETQLRNVVQAAGLIERVDFDVQSSITSDAGAGRPDMVVHLPGGKNIAVDAKVPFTAFLEASQISVTATGEEGARREALIKQHVKVMRGHIDTLASKAYWAGLDASPELVIAFIPSESLVSSAMEADPSIMDYAFNKRVALASPVTLWSVLKTVAFSWQQDVLTDQAKTLFDLSKELYQRLATLAEHADKLRRSIDTTVSSYNQFANSLESRVLVTARKLNALDESKVIGDTQLVEGTPKHITAAELELELPTDSDGR from the coding sequence ATGGATCCTGTTGTTGCTTTCGTCGTTGGCCTGCTTGTTGGTGCCGTGCTCGGTGTTGTTATCGGCCTGCTGATTGCTCGCGTGCGGGCGACTGCGCCCTCCGGCCAGGTGCCGCCCGAGGTTCTCGAAGCCCGCCATCAAGCCGCGATCGCGAACGTGACCGCCGCCGAGCGCGAACAGCAGTCTCGACTGGCGGCGGAGTTGGCCTCCGTGTCCGCCCGAGCGGATGCGCTGAACGAGCAGGTTGCGTCGCTGCAGTTGCAGTACCGCGAAACTCTCGATCGCCAGCGTGACGAGGCAGCGGCTCTTGCCGAACGCGAGCGCCGCGAGTCGAAGGTGCTGCAGGCCCTTACTCCCGTGCAAGAAACACTGCGCACCATGCAAAACAAGGTCACCGAGCTCGAATCGCAGCGGAGTCTGCAGCACGGCGAGTTGAGCCAGCAGCTCAAGTCGGCCACGGAATCCGAAGAGCGCCTGCGTAGCACCGCCGAGTCGTTGGCGTCGGCCCTGCGCAATAATTCCACCCGCGGTGTCTGGGGCGAAACCCAGTTGCGCAACGTCGTGCAGGCTGCCGGCCTCATCGAGCGCGTCGACTTCGATGTGCAATCGAGCATCACGTCGGATGCTGGTGCCGGCCGCCCCGACATGGTCGTTCACCTTCCCGGCGGTAAGAACATCGCGGTCGACGCCAAGGTGCCTTTCACCGCTTTCTTGGAGGCGAGCCAGATCTCCGTCACTGCAACGGGAGAAGAAGGTGCGCGCCGCGAAGCCCTTATTAAGCAGCACGTCAAGGTGATGCGGGGCCACATCGACACTCTCGCGAGCAAGGCCTACTGGGCCGGGCTCGATGCCTCCCCCGAGCTCGTGATCGCATTCATTCCGAGTGAGTCCCTCGTGTCGTCGGCGATGGAAGCTGACCCCTCGATCATGGATTACGCCTTCAACAAGCGCGTCGCTCTCGCTTCACCCGTCACCCTGTGGTCGGTGCTCAAGACAGTCGCGTTCTCGTGGCAGCAAGACGTGCTCACAGATCAAGCCAAGACGCTGTTCGACCTCAGTAAGGAGCTCTACCAGCGCCTCGCGACGCTCGCCGAGCACGCCGACAAACTGCGTCGTTCGATCGACACCACCGTTAGCAGTTACAACCAGTTCGCGAACTCACTCGAAAGCCGCGTGCTCGTGACGGCCCGCAAGCTCAACGCGCTCGACGAATCAAAAGTGATCGGCGACACCCAGCTGGTCGAGGGCACGCCGAAGCACATCACGGCGGCCGAATTGGAACTCGAACTGCCCACCGATAGCGACGGCCGTTAA
- a CDS encoding 4-hydroxy-3-methylbut-2-enyl diphosphate reductase: protein MPPMPARREQLKDLPVAGAKRVVLAAPRGYCAGVDRAVIAVEKALANYGAPVYVRKQIVHNIHVVTTLEAQGAIFVDEVEEVPEGSTVVFSAHGVSPAVVKGAADRELHAIDATCPLVTKVHREATRFARDNYQILLIGHDGHEEVEGTMGHAPERTILVNSPADVPNIVVDNTDNLVWLSQTTLSVDETMETVRLLRERFPTLQDPPSDDICYATQNRQVAIKKVAEDADLVIVVGSANSSNTVRLVDVALEYGAKAAYRVDYASEIKQEWLEGVSTVGVTSGASVPEVLVQEVLADLAEAGYGDVSTVVTAEEDLMFSLPKELRTDAQGNPDERGLGGRNRKLDWQQG, encoded by the coding sequence ATGCCCCCGATGCCCGCCCGCCGAGAGCAATTGAAAGATTTGCCGGTTGCGGGCGCCAAGCGCGTGGTCTTAGCTGCCCCGCGCGGCTACTGCGCCGGCGTCGATCGCGCCGTCATCGCGGTAGAGAAAGCGCTCGCCAACTACGGTGCTCCCGTCTATGTGCGCAAGCAGATCGTGCACAACATCCACGTCGTCACGACGCTTGAAGCGCAGGGCGCCATTTTCGTGGATGAGGTTGAAGAAGTTCCCGAAGGGTCGACCGTTGTCTTCTCCGCCCACGGTGTCTCGCCTGCTGTCGTCAAGGGTGCCGCCGACCGCGAACTACACGCGATCGATGCAACCTGCCCGCTGGTGACCAAGGTGCACCGGGAAGCGACGCGCTTCGCTCGCGACAACTACCAAATCTTGCTGATCGGTCACGATGGCCACGAAGAGGTCGAAGGCACGATGGGTCATGCGCCCGAGCGCACCATCCTCGTCAACAGCCCGGCCGATGTGCCCAACATCGTCGTCGACAACACCGACAACCTCGTGTGGCTCTCGCAGACCACGCTGAGCGTCGACGAAACGATGGAGACGGTTCGACTGCTGCGCGAACGATTCCCCACGCTGCAAGACCCGCCCAGTGATGACATTTGTTACGCCACTCAAAACCGCCAGGTCGCCATCAAGAAGGTCGCTGAAGACGCTGACCTCGTGATCGTGGTCGGTAGCGCGAATAGTTCCAACACGGTGCGTCTGGTCGATGTCGCTCTGGAGTACGGCGCGAAGGCCGCTTACCGCGTCGATTACGCGAGCGAAATCAAGCAGGAGTGGCTCGAAGGCGTCTCCACCGTTGGCGTGACCAGCGGAGCATCCGTTCCTGAAGTTCTCGTTCAAGAAGTGCTCGCTGACCTTGCCGAAGCGGGCTACGGCGACGTCTCGACAGTGGTCACCGCAGAGGAAGACCTGATGTTCTCACTGCCCAAAGAGCTGCGTACCGACGCGCAAGGCAACCCCGACGAACGTGGCCTCGGTGGCCGCAACCGCAAACTTGATTGGCAACAGGGTTAA
- the glpX gene encoding class II fructose-bisphosphatase, with amino-acid sequence MSTETGTLFLHPDRNLALELVRATEAAAIRAVPFIGKGDKLAADGAAVDAMRKFLGTVDFDGLVVIGEGEKDNAPMLFNGEHVGTGRGPACDIAVDPIDGTSLTAAGRQNAISMIAVSDRGTMLDASTVFYMDKIVTGAEGVGVVDIHKPIGENIRALAKAKGKAPEDIVVAVLDRPRHAQLIEDIRESGAGTRLMLDGDVAGGINAALYGTRIDMCVGIGGSPEGVATACAIKALGGEIQTILYPQTDDERQRGLDAGLKFDHVYTADEMVASDNTFFVATGVTDGGLVKGVRRYGPIIRTESIVLRSHSGTIRRISADHLAEKWLDH; translated from the coding sequence GTGAGTACAGAAACCGGCACGCTATTCCTCCATCCCGATCGCAACCTCGCTCTCGAGCTTGTGCGGGCCACCGAAGCGGCGGCGATTCGCGCCGTTCCCTTCATCGGTAAGGGCGACAAGCTCGCAGCCGATGGCGCCGCTGTTGACGCGATGCGCAAGTTCTTGGGAACCGTCGACTTCGACGGTCTTGTTGTTATTGGTGAGGGTGAGAAAGACAACGCACCGATGCTCTTCAACGGCGAGCACGTCGGCACTGGCCGCGGTCCCGCCTGCGACATCGCTGTTGACCCGATCGATGGCACCTCGCTGACCGCCGCCGGGCGTCAGAACGCGATCTCGATGATTGCTGTTTCTGATCGCGGCACAATGCTCGATGCCTCGACCGTGTTCTACATGGACAAAATCGTCACCGGTGCTGAGGGCGTTGGCGTCGTCGACATCCACAAGCCCATCGGTGAAAACATCCGCGCGCTCGCTAAGGCCAAGGGCAAGGCCCCCGAAGACATCGTTGTTGCGGTGCTTGACCGACCGCGTCACGCTCAACTCATCGAAGACATCCGTGAGTCGGGCGCCGGAACGCGCCTCATGCTCGACGGTGACGTTGCTGGCGGCATCAACGCCGCACTGTATGGCACGCGTATCGACATGTGCGTTGGTATCGGCGGCAGCCCCGAGGGTGTTGCAACTGCCTGTGCGATCAAGGCTCTGGGCGGCGAGATTCAGACGATTCTTTATCCGCAGACTGATGACGAGCGCCAGCGCGGTCTGGATGCCGGTCTCAAGTTCGATCACGTCTACACCGCTGATGAGATGGTGGCCAGCGACAACACGTTCTTCGTCGCGACGGGCGTCACCGACGGCGGACTCGTGAAGGGTGTGCGCCGCTACGGCCCGATCATCCGCACCGAGTCAATCGTCTTGCGTTCACACTCGGGAACGATCCGCCGCATTTCGGCTGATCACCTCGCTGAGAAGTGGCTCGACCACTAA
- a CDS encoding DUF6264 family protein — MTDPRPRPKYGEYAPLPPAAPEGVTEPSTGAQYPAPALHTAVPHVIPASVPAAPPERPRRMWDVLLTATLLLFGVVDVINGFGTAANLGPILREGLAAQGFDGFAADEAAAEAGAVANIVRVIALVLTIVFALIQIQRTKIAFWIPLVGATIATIALFVAIFVAVLSDPGFMTYVDSLQPQ, encoded by the coding sequence ATGACTGATCCCCGCCCTCGCCCGAAATACGGCGAATACGCACCGCTGCCCCCAGCAGCGCCCGAAGGGGTGACTGAGCCCAGCACAGGCGCCCAGTACCCAGCCCCTGCGTTGCACACGGCAGTGCCCCACGTAATTCCGGCGTCGGTGCCAGCCGCTCCACCCGAGCGCCCGCGGCGCATGTGGGATGTCCTACTGACAGCCACGCTGCTGCTTTTTGGCGTCGTGGATGTCATCAACGGCTTCGGTACGGCCGCCAATCTTGGGCCGATCTTGCGCGAGGGCCTCGCGGCTCAAGGCTTCGACGGCTTTGCCGCGGATGAGGCTGCCGCCGAGGCGGGAGCGGTCGCGAACATTGTGCGCGTCATCGCGCTCGTGCTCACGATTGTGTTCGCGCTCATCCAGATTCAACGCACGAAGATTGCCTTCTGGATTCCGCTTGTCGGAGCCACGATCGCGACCATCGCCCTGTTCGTGGCCATCTTTGTTGCCGTGCTGAGCGATCCCGGCTTCATGACCTACGTCGACAGCCTCCAGCCGCAGTAG
- a CDS encoding DUF4245 domain-containing protein produces the protein MAKSTEPREVAGLGRPETPEETFARKAETSRKHRANQTLLNLVGATLASLVIVLFLVLVVVRPSTETPVTADYQQIAADAQTNANEPLLAPATPDEWYSNSARLGTTSSVQTWYIGFITAATDSASAQFIALEQGIDANPTWLGIVTDGALATETTTIDGIQWTIYDRRSSADTGNYAYSMSAEIAGSTVVLHGTAADAEFELLAAAIAADSEAQ, from the coding sequence ATGGCTAAGAGCACCGAACCGCGCGAAGTTGCAGGATTAGGCCGCCCCGAAACTCCCGAAGAGACCTTCGCGCGCAAGGCCGAGACCTCCCGCAAGCATCGCGCCAACCAAACGCTGCTCAATCTTGTAGGCGCCACCCTCGCCTCGCTCGTCATCGTGCTGTTCTTGGTGCTTGTTGTGGTGCGCCCGAGCACCGAGACCCCCGTCACGGCCGATTACCAACAGATCGCGGCCGATGCCCAAACCAATGCCAACGAACCACTGCTCGCGCCGGCAACGCCCGACGAGTGGTACTCAAACTCGGCACGACTCGGCACGACGTCATCCGTTCAGACCTGGTACATCGGCTTCATCACGGCGGCCACTGACTCCGCTTCCGCTCAGTTCATTGCGCTCGAGCAGGGTATCGACGCGAACCCGACCTGGCTCGGCATTGTGACGGATGGCGCTCTCGCCACGGAGACGACCACCATCGACGGCATCCAGTGGACAATTTACGATCGCCGCTCTTCCGCTGACACCGGAAACTACGCATACTCAATGTCGGCAGAGATTGCCGGCAGTACGGTCGTGCTTCACGGCACCGCTGCCGATGCAGAATTCGAACTACTCGCTGCAGCGATTGCTGCCGACTCGGAGGCGCAATGA
- the fbaA gene encoding class II fructose-bisphosphate aldolase produces the protein MPVATPDQYAEMLDKAKKNSFAYPAINVSSSSTINGVLQGLSDAGSDGIIQVTTGGADYFAGQSVKARASGALAFAAFVTEVAKNYPVTVALHTDHCPKNALDDFVFPLIAASEAEVKAGRNPIFQSHMWDGSAVPLAENLEIAREILPRMKAINSILEVEIGVVGGEEDGVSHDINDSLYTTLDDVIATVDALGLGEQGRYIAALTFGNVHGVYKPGNVKLRPELLGEIQAGIAAKYGTDANPLDLVFHGGSGSTDEEIATAVANGVIKMNIDTDTQYAYSRSIADSVLKNYDGFLKVDGEVGNKKIYDPRAWGKTAESALALRVVEATQQLGSAGHSSK, from the coding sequence ATGCCCGTCGCAACCCCAGACCAGTACGCAGAAATGCTCGACAAGGCGAAGAAGAACTCCTTCGCCTACCCCGCCATCAACGTTTCGTCGTCGTCCACCATCAACGGCGTGCTTCAGGGCCTCAGCGATGCTGGCTCTGACGGCATCATCCAGGTCACCACGGGTGGCGCAGACTACTTCGCTGGCCAGTCCGTCAAGGCACGCGCCTCCGGAGCGCTCGCTTTCGCCGCGTTCGTCACCGAGGTAGCCAAGAACTACCCCGTCACGGTTGCGCTGCACACCGACCACTGCCCCAAGAACGCTCTCGATGACTTCGTCTTCCCGCTCATCGCGGCATCCGAAGCCGAGGTTAAGGCCGGTCGCAACCCGATCTTCCAGTCGCACATGTGGGATGGCTCGGCTGTTCCTCTCGCCGAGAACCTCGAGATCGCGCGCGAAATCCTCCCCCGCATGAAGGCCATCAACTCGATTCTCGAAGTTGAAATCGGCGTCGTCGGCGGAGAAGAAGACGGCGTCAGCCACGACATCAACGACAGCCTCTACACGACGCTGGATGACGTCATCGCTACCGTCGACGCCCTCGGCCTTGGCGAGCAGGGCCGCTACATCGCAGCCCTCACCTTCGGCAACGTGCACGGTGTGTACAAGCCCGGCAACGTAAAGCTTCGCCCGGAACTGCTCGGCGAAATTCAGGCCGGTATCGCCGCGAAGTACGGCACCGACGCGAACCCGCTCGACCTCGTGTTCCACGGTGGATCGGGATCAACGGATGAAGAAATCGCCACCGCCGTTGCCAACGGTGTCATCAAGATGAACATCGACACCGACACCCAGTACGCCTACAGCCGCTCCATCGCTGACAGCGTTCTGAAGAACTACGACGGCTTCCTCAAGGTCGACGGCGAAGTTGGCAACAAGAAGATCTACGACCCCCGCGCCTGGGGCAAGACAGCAGAGTCGGCTCTCGCCCTCCGCGTTGTCGAAGCCACCCAGCAGCTGGGTTCGGCTGGCCACTCCAGCAAGTAA